In Bacillus methanolicus, the following proteins share a genomic window:
- a CDS encoding CpaF family protein, with amino-acid sequence MASLFEKRKEKMIGSAKLQSYQYENHLVDELVEHYKARLLRDTNLEALTKLSQGEMRLRIEQLVSQFMAEEKVIISRHDKEILITRILDESVGYGPLEPLINDPSITEILINGWNEVYVERFGKLELTEVTFRDDDHVRHIVDRIVAPIGRRIDESSPMVDARLPDGSRVNAVIPPISLNGTLVSIRKFRKEPFKMEDLLNFHTLNSAMADFLDGIVKAKMNTLISGGTGSGKTTILNVLAASIPYGERVITIEDSAELRLDRPNVVGLEARPANVEGRGEVTIRQLVKNALRMRPDRIIVGEVRSGEAFDMLQAMNTGHEGSITTVHANSPDDALRRVEAMVVMAGMELPSHIIREYIVGALDIIIQAARLTDGTRKIISVSEVVKRSNGSHEIKEIFHFKRIGMKSDGTIEGYFTPTGYIPECLDRLKVFGILIPEAAFTPVYEEVNP; translated from the coding sequence ATGGCATCTTTATTTGAAAAGCGCAAAGAGAAAATGATAGGTTCAGCAAAGCTTCAATCCTATCAATATGAGAATCATCTTGTCGATGAACTGGTAGAACACTATAAGGCAAGATTGCTGAGGGATACAAACCTTGAGGCGCTCACTAAGCTTTCTCAGGGAGAGATGAGGTTAAGGATTGAACAGCTTGTAAGCCAATTTATGGCGGAAGAAAAAGTCATTATCTCCCGCCATGATAAAGAAATTTTGATTACTCGCATTCTTGATGAATCAGTGGGATATGGCCCCCTGGAGCCTTTAATCAATGACCCGTCAATTACAGAGATCTTAATTAACGGCTGGAACGAAGTGTATGTAGAGCGGTTTGGAAAACTTGAACTAACGGAAGTGACATTTCGTGACGATGACCATGTCCGCCATATCGTCGACCGGATTGTCGCACCGATTGGAAGAAGGATCGATGAAAGTTCACCGATGGTTGATGCCCGCTTGCCTGATGGAAGCCGGGTAAACGCGGTTATTCCACCGATTAGTTTAAACGGCACATTAGTTTCCATCCGGAAATTCCGAAAAGAACCGTTTAAGATGGAGGATCTATTAAACTTTCATACTCTTAACTCCGCGATGGCCGATTTTCTTGACGGCATTGTTAAGGCGAAGATGAATACGTTAATATCCGGCGGTACGGGAAGCGGGAAAACAACGATTTTAAATGTTCTTGCTGCATCCATTCCATACGGAGAACGGGTCATCACGATTGAGGACTCTGCAGAGCTGCGGCTGGACCGTCCAAACGTTGTCGGCTTGGAAGCGAGACCCGCAAACGTGGAGGGTAGAGGGGAAGTTACCATCCGTCAGCTTGTGAAAAATGCACTCCGGATGAGACCGGACAGGATCATCGTTGGAGAGGTGCGAAGCGGTGAAGCATTTGACATGCTTCAGGCCATGAACACTGGTCATGAAGGATCGATTACAACGGTTCACGCTAATTCACCTGATGATGCCCTCCGGCGTGTGGAAGCGATGGTTGTCATGGCCGGCATGGAACTTCCAAGCCATATTATTCGGGAATATATCGTTGGGGCACTTGATATTATCATTCAGGCTGCAAGGCTTACTGATGGAACCCGGAAAATAATTTCCGTTTCTGAGGTAGTTAAAAGATCAAACGGTTCCCATGAGATAAAAGAAATATTTCATTTTAAAAGGATAGGAATGAAATCGGATGGAACGATTGAAGGATATTTTACACCGACAGGTTACATCCCAGAATGCTTAGACAGATTAAAAGTGTTCGGAATTTTAATTCCGGAGGCAGCCTTTACTCCCGTATATGAGGAGGTGAATCCATGA
- a CDS encoding type II secretion system F family protein, with the protein MDGLIVIIICLSLIFLALSLRSFYNYLVLKEELKEEIKEKTLIYNAFEKKVTRKDKAISKMLQYADDFTAIGQRINFFSENHDVQKLLMQAGFPYQLTVERFQGLKIFLLVVGLIIGGISLVLRLPFAEIAVILFPVAGYMGAIFWLKQKAKNRQEELSFQLPDFLDTMSVTLQAGVGLDQALRDIVPYFEGPIKDEFGRFIQETDVGVPRTEAYRSLLDRNDSREFQMLIKSLIQGERLGVPISRTFKQQAEEMRKIKKEKIKEQAAKASPKVTLITTFIVMPSALILIGGLMVINMFQDNRNLFNLFK; encoded by the coding sequence ATGGATGGATTAATTGTCATTATCATTTGCTTGTCCCTCATTTTTTTAGCCCTTTCCTTGAGAAGTTTTTATAACTATTTGGTATTGAAAGAAGAACTGAAAGAGGAAATTAAGGAAAAAACGTTAATCTACAATGCTTTTGAAAAGAAAGTCACGAGAAAAGATAAGGCTATTTCGAAAATGCTGCAATATGCCGATGACTTTACCGCAATAGGCCAGAGGATTAATTTCTTCAGTGAGAATCACGATGTTCAAAAATTGCTGATGCAGGCAGGCTTTCCTTATCAATTAACAGTAGAGAGATTCCAAGGATTAAAAATATTCCTTCTCGTAGTCGGTCTAATCATTGGGGGAATTTCACTCGTATTAAGGCTGCCTTTTGCAGAGATTGCCGTCATTCTGTTCCCTGTTGCCGGTTACATGGGGGCGATTTTCTGGTTAAAACAGAAGGCGAAAAACCGTCAGGAAGAATTATCGTTTCAGCTGCCTGATTTTTTGGACACAATGAGTGTCACCCTCCAGGCGGGTGTCGGCTTGGATCAAGCTTTGAGGGATATCGTTCCTTATTTTGAAGGACCGATCAAGGATGAATTTGGACGATTTATCCAGGAAACGGATGTTGGTGTTCCGAGGACAGAAGCATACCGGTCACTCCTTGACCGAAATGACAGCCGGGAATTTCAAATGCTCATTAAATCGCTTATCCAGGGAGAGAGACTCGGGGTTCCGATTTCCCGGACGTTTAAACAACAGGCTGAAGAAATGAGGAAAATCAAAAAAGAAAAAATAAAAGAGCAGGCAGCGAAAGCATCTCCGAAAGTAACATTGATCACGACGTTCATCGTCATGCCTTCCGCCCTCATCTTAATTGGCGGCTTAATGGTGATCAATATGTTTCAAGACAATCGTAATCTATTTAATTTATTTAAATAA
- a CDS encoding vWA domain-containing protein — protein sequence MDGQVKQQAADQPTKQVSEKEYENKNRHEDESIEPEPLPSTYEELAALPVGEHVNFNPKLGEPEKTLEAFKGLPDISSNPSKKELDHFYRELLKMVQKDFKGPEDLIRQLRFQSIGNPDVEDSRYQFKENLNVEIILDASGSMAQSTGGKVKMDAAKDSILDFVNQLPEGAKVGLRVYGHKGSNADSDKKLSCSSSEIMYPISPYNEGKFQSALNKIKPTGWTPIGLALREAKKDLDQFEGTNNTNIVYLVSDGVSTCDDNPVQAAKDLYNSNISPIINVIGFDVDAEGQNQLIQIADATEGIYQKVNDESELKKELEKITDLAETWKDWKEKNMQKIERKKIQNELDIFGYITGEEYNASFERTEIELIISILEQSGKMDDDSQQYLDQKNKEYHDWILSEVGKFKEELKKLNEKSYAEAIKALEEKYQQNTR from the coding sequence ATGGATGGCCAAGTAAAACAGCAAGCGGCTGACCAACCAACAAAACAAGTATCTGAAAAAGAATATGAAAACAAAAATAGACATGAGGATGAGAGTATTGAACCAGAACCACTTCCGAGCACATATGAGGAGTTAGCTGCTCTTCCAGTTGGTGAACACGTTAATTTTAATCCCAAATTGGGCGAACCTGAAAAGACCCTTGAGGCCTTTAAAGGTTTGCCTGATATTTCATCTAATCCTTCAAAAAAAGAGTTGGACCATTTTTATAGAGAATTGTTAAAAATGGTGCAGAAAGATTTTAAAGGGCCGGAAGACCTTATTAGGCAGTTGAGGTTCCAATCAATTGGAAATCCCGATGTTGAAGATTCAAGATATCAGTTCAAAGAAAATCTGAATGTAGAAATTATTTTGGATGCTTCCGGAAGTATGGCCCAATCAACCGGCGGAAAGGTGAAAATGGATGCGGCAAAAGATTCGATTCTAGATTTTGTGAACCAGCTTCCTGAAGGAGCGAAAGTCGGGCTTCGAGTTTACGGGCATAAAGGCAGCAATGCAGATTCAGATAAGAAACTATCTTGTAGCAGCAGTGAAATTATGTATCCAATTTCACCATATAATGAAGGAAAATTTCAATCTGCTCTTAATAAAATTAAGCCGACCGGTTGGACGCCAATCGGATTGGCTCTTAGAGAAGCAAAGAAAGATTTGGATCAATTTGAGGGAACGAATAACACAAATATTGTTTACCTTGTAAGTGATGGAGTGTCTACATGTGATGACAATCCTGTTCAAGCAGCAAAAGATTTATACAATTCAAATATCTCTCCGATTATCAATGTAATTGGATTTGATGTAGATGCTGAAGGTCAAAATCAACTAATTCAAATTGCTGATGCAACTGAGGGTATCTATCAGAAAGTAAATGATGAAAGTGAACTAAAAAAAGAGCTTGAGAAAATAACAGACTTGGCTGAAACGTGGAAAGATTGGAAAGAAAAAAACATGCAAAAGATAGAACGCAAAAAAATCCAAAATGAACTTGATATCTTTGGCTACATTACAGGTGAAGAATACAATGCTTCATTTGAAAGGACTGAGATTGAATTAATTATTAGTATATTAGAGCAAAGTGGAAAAATGGATGATGATTCTCAGCAATATTTAGATCAGAAAAATAAGGAATATCATGATTGGATCTTATCTGAAGTTGGTAAGTTTAAAGAAGAATTGAAAAAACTTAATGAAAAAAGTTATGCAGAAGCAATAAAAGCTTTGGAAGAAAAGTACCAACAAAATACCCGGTAA
- a CDS encoding type II secretion system F family protein gives MIPFMFATAAAFSFILSIYYFLDYRKDKREWRKNVNDFYHGGKKRKSIIVLMGDRFDRTEAAQPIYEKLRAANIPFTPSEYIGALIVSYMGIIIILQNFFSINFPINFVVAGLVLEAGKRVLFLVRKNRMKQRIVEQLPEICRTLANATRSGMTLTQGINLVAQEVSQPAKGEFQRLAQEIALGIDFNSALKAMEKRIESREFQLFVATLLIQKKAGGNLFSVLDEMSQTLEERKILQQEIKTMTAEQRYISYLVPAIPIFLVLMMNNVVDGFLDPLFSGIGIILLIFFLGGTVLTFILVRKVTNIRV, from the coding sequence ATGATACCGTTCATGTTCGCCACTGCAGCAGCTTTTTCTTTTATTCTCTCGATCTATTACTTTTTGGATTATCGAAAAGATAAGCGGGAATGGAGAAAGAACGTAAACGATTTTTATCATGGAGGAAAAAAGCGAAAAAGCATCATCGTTTTAATGGGCGACCGGTTTGATCGAACGGAAGCGGCCCAGCCGATTTATGAAAAGCTGCGGGCAGCAAACATACCGTTCACGCCTTCCGAATATATAGGCGCGTTGATCGTTTCCTATATGGGTATCATCATTATCTTGCAAAATTTTTTCAGTATTAATTTTCCAATTAACTTTGTTGTTGCAGGGCTCGTGCTAGAGGCTGGAAAAAGGGTGCTTTTTCTAGTGAGAAAGAATCGGATGAAGCAGCGGATTGTTGAGCAGCTCCCGGAAATTTGCCGGACTCTTGCAAATGCTACCCGGTCAGGAATGACGCTAACCCAGGGAATTAATCTCGTTGCCCAGGAAGTAAGTCAGCCGGCTAAAGGGGAATTTCAAAGGCTTGCACAGGAAATTGCTTTAGGCATTGATTTTAATTCAGCACTAAAAGCAATGGAAAAACGAATTGAAAGCAGGGAATTTCAGTTGTTTGTCGCCACTTTGCTGATCCAAAAGAAAGCAGGAGGAAACCTTTTCTCTGTGTTGGATGAAATGAGCCAGACTCTCGAAGAACGAAAAATTTTGCAGCAGGAAATTAAAACGATGACAGCCGAGCAAAGATATATTTCGTATCTTGTTCCAGCTATCCCTATTTTTCTAGTTTTAATGATGAACAATGTGGTAGATGGATTTTTGGATCCTTTATTTTCCGGTATTGGGATTATTCTTTTGATATTTTTCTTGGGAGGGACTGTTTTAACGTTCATTCTTGTTAGAAAGGTAACCAATATAAGGGTGTGA
- a CDS encoding AAA family ATPase — translation MEPNLKILLVSDDEVIHNQILNAVSGSYTVQLINTGDVVREVNRDVQDIVIYVQPESDVAVESIQYIKSVSPSTLVIFIAKGYDFTQLRNITKAGAAEFFVYPEEHSLFVSRFPAIFQNYENQKIKKDEVFSSFTRGRGQILSIFSGKGGSGKSNLASALAQTIKLESTAEVILIDLNLQFGGIETLLSIESNRSIADLTPVINELNESHIRNVSQKLETSMLDVLISPCDAEAAEIITEEFVAKLLRTCRRSFDFVVVDLPSYINSQVVTALEESDQIFYVLTPDTPALKVLKQFEELAVRLGIELPSRTSIILNKTGKENEIQEKDLKSVLRFPIAASVRFDHKGLQPFLNKGEPVRKTANEKRLIPFAKDVKKWALSVLK, via the coding sequence ATGGAACCGAATCTTAAAATTTTATTAGTCAGTGATGATGAGGTCATTCACAATCAAATTTTAAATGCTGTTTCAGGCAGTTATACTGTTCAATTAATCAACACCGGAGATGTGGTTCGCGAAGTGAACAGGGATGTTCAAGATATTGTGATCTATGTACAGCCTGAAAGTGATGTTGCTGTAGAAAGCATTCAGTATATTAAGTCGGTAAGCCCGTCCACATTAGTGATTTTTATTGCTAAAGGCTACGATTTTACCCAGCTGAGAAACATTACAAAAGCGGGAGCTGCTGAATTTTTTGTCTATCCGGAAGAACATAGTCTGTTTGTGAGCCGCTTTCCTGCCATTTTTCAAAACTATGAAAATCAGAAAATAAAAAAAGATGAGGTTTTTTCATCTTTTACGAGGGGAAGAGGCCAAATTCTCTCTATTTTTAGCGGAAAAGGCGGCAGCGGCAAATCGAATCTTGCTTCAGCCTTGGCGCAAACCATCAAGCTCGAGTCGACGGCGGAGGTCATTCTCATTGATTTGAATCTGCAATTCGGAGGGATTGAAACCCTTCTTTCCATTGAATCCAACCGTTCTATTGCAGATTTAACTCCGGTGATTAATGAGTTAAACGAAAGCCATATCCGCAATGTCTCGCAGAAACTTGAAACCTCTATGCTCGATGTGCTTATCAGTCCGTGTGATGCTGAAGCTGCAGAAATAATTACTGAAGAATTTGTCGCTAAACTGCTTAGAACATGCAGACGAAGTTTTGATTTTGTCGTTGTAGATTTGCCATCCTATATCAACAGCCAGGTTGTCACCGCACTGGAAGAATCAGATCAAATTTTCTATGTCCTTACTCCGGATACTCCTGCTTTGAAAGTATTAAAACAATTTGAAGAACTTGCAGTCAGATTGGGAATTGAACTTCCTTCAAGAACGTCGATTATCCTTAACAAAACCGGAAAAGAGAATGAAATCCAAGAAAAGGATTTAAAAAGTGTTCTCAGATTTCCGATTGCTGCATCCGTTCGTTTTGATCATAAAGGGCTTCAGCCTTTCCTGAATAAAGGGGAGCCGGTAAGAAAAACAGCAAATGAGAAAAGACTCATTCCTTTTGCGAAAGATGTGAAAAAATGGGCGCTTTCTGTATTGAAATAG